The following are encoded in a window of Leucoraja erinacea ecotype New England unplaced genomic scaffold, Leri_hhj_1 Leri_186S, whole genome shotgun sequence genomic DNA:
- the LOC129716207 gene encoding LOW QUALITY PROTEIN: N(4)-(beta-N-acetylglucosaminyl)-L-asparaginase-like (The sequence of the model RefSeq protein was modified relative to this genomic sequence to represent the inferred CDS: deleted 1 base in 1 codon): MGPPGYAVVVALLLLLLVVWAHEAAAAAQVPLVLNTWAFAGAARRAWSTIASGGSVLDAVEQGCSWCEDAQCDGTVGYGGSPDERGETTLDAMIMNGDTMEVGAVGDLRRVKSAISVARAVMEHSTHTLLVGESASIFAQNMGFLSEDLTTTRSLSLHWEWLQNKCQPNSWKNVFPNPETTCGPYKPIKELGSQQHRVSAYRANIHNHDTIGLIAIDKFGNIAAGTSTNGQIHKIHGRVGDSPIVGAGAYADSTAGAAAATGNGDIMMRFLPSYQAVEYMRMGIDPITACQKVIRRIQKYHPNLFGAVICANKTGSYGAACSKSPGLDQFHFMVYNPEKGSDQTVDCI; the protein is encoded by the exons ATGGGCCCCCCGGGCTACGCTGTGGTtgtggcgctgctgctgctgctgctg gtgGTCTGGGCTCATGAGGCGGCGGCTGCTGCACAGGTGCCCCTGGTGCTCAACACCTGGGCGTTTGCAGGCGCTGCCCGACGAG cGTGGAGCACCATTGCATCGGGGGGCTCAGTGTTAGATGCGGTGGAACAGGGATGCAGCTGGTGTGAGGATGCGCAGTGTGACGGCACCGTGGGGTATGGAGGGAGCCCGGACGAACGCGGGGAGACAACATTGGATGCCATGATTATGAACGG TGACACGATGGAGGTTGGGGCAGTCGGGGACCTGCGGAGGGTTAAAAGTGCGATCAGTGTGGCTCGAGCAGTAATGGAGCACAGCACTCACACGCTGCTGGTGGGAGAGTCAG CTTCAATATTTGCTCAGAACATGGGATTCCTCAGTGAAGATTTGACGACCACCAGATCGCTGTCCTTGCATTGGGAATGGCTGCAGAACAAGTGTCAGCCTAATAGCTGGAAG AATGTTTTCCCAAATCCTGAGACAACTTGTGGACCATATAAACCAATCAAAGAGCTTGGGTCACAACAGCACAGAGTGTCGGCATACCGAGCTAACATCCACAACCACGACACAATCG GTTTAATTGCAATTGATAAGTTTGGGAATATCGCAGCAGGAACATCGACCAATGGGCAGATCCATAAAATCCATGG CCGTGTAGGGGATTCCCCGATCGTTGGAGCGGGTGCCTATGCCGACAGCACAGCTGGAGCAGCAGCTGCGACCGGGAATGGAGACATCATGATGCGATTCCTCCCAAG CTACCAGGCAGTGGAATACATGAGAATGGGAATTGATCCAATCACCGCCTGCCAGAAAGTTATTAGAAGAATCCAAAAGTACCATCCAAACCTTTTTGGTGCCGTCATCTGTGCCAACAAGACTGGGAGTTACG